The Neodiprion fabricii isolate iyNeoFabr1 chromosome 4, iyNeoFabr1.1, whole genome shotgun sequence genome window below encodes:
- the LOC124179382 gene encoding unc-112-related protein-like isoform X3, whose product MNFIFTGDIAMDWSDHALWWPARNDWLTRTKSTLDQYGVAADAVLHFTPMHKTLRVQLPDLRCLDCRVDFSVKTFNAVINLCKELGIRHPEELSFCKPLEPNHLKYNLKDLPVKKKIEIQKNGQWNVSPDTNTFIPATQSPSGSTGSLDQSSPFMCAPVTPNNKNHSTPISSPVSQTGTWKRNNNSSGFGSNGSFNANNSTMSLEALNGGLSDSLAHSPSFVSPETRSQVIRPKTLVERARMNVAWLDSSLSIMEQGIREFDTLRLKFKFYSFYDLNPKTDAVRINMIYEQAKWQLLAEELDCTEEEMLMFAALQVQVNLQASVPQPNFDSNGSASPVEDDIDAALTDLQVTLEGSSIGNSPSDITQVPELCDYLRFLKPKRFTLKAFKRYWFTCRDLQLRLYKTKEELNGSGSPVHSINLRGCEVTPDVNLSQGRYGIRLEVPSAEGMTEMWIRCDTEQQYAKWMAACRLAAKGRSLADATYETEVNSIMAFLQLQRPAPAPAINPSSLDINPEDYVAPRFAKKLKGKLVQRILEAHTNVKDLPLIEAKLNYIKAWQSLPDYGISLFIVKFMDKSKEELLGVANNRLMRMELSSGDHLRTWRYNTMKAWNVNWEVKHMMVQFEEGNVIFECHSADCKVVHEFIGGYIFLSMRSKEANQTLNEELFHKLTGGWV is encoded by the exons atgaattttattttcactggcG ACATCGCCATGGACTGGTCCGATCACGCGTTGTGGTGGCCAGCTCGGAACGATTGGCTAACCAGAACTAAGAGCACCCTGGATCAGTACGGAGTTGCAGCCGATGCTGTGCTCCACTTCACCCCCATGCACAAGACTCTCAGGGTTCAGTTACCGGATCTTCGTTGCCTCGACTGCAGAGTCGACTTCTCTGTCAAGACATTCAATGCCGTCATCAATCTCTGCAAGGAGTTAG GCATCAGACACCCTGAGGAGTTATCGTTCTGCAAACCGCTCGAGCCCAATCACTTGAAGTACAACTTGAAGGATCTTCctgtgaagaagaaaattgaaatacagaaaaatgGCCAGTGGAACGTGTCTCCGGATACCAACACTTTCATTCCGGCTACGCAGAGTCCGAGTGGCTCTACCGGCAGTCTCGACCAGAGCAGTCCGTTCATGTGCGCTCCGGTGACGCCGAATAATAAGAATCACAGCACACCCATAAGCTCGCCAGTCTCG CAGACTGGAACCTGGAAGCGTAACAACAACTCATCCGGCTTTGGTAGCAACGGTTCCTTCAATGCCAACAACAGTACGATGAGTTTAGAGGCATTGAACGGTGGTCTGAGCGATTCTCTGGCGCACAGTCCATCCTTCGTGTCTCCCGAGACGCGGTCACAAGTTATCAGACCAAAGACCCTGGTGGAACGAGCCAGGATGAACGTCGCCTGGCTGGATTCTTCGCTGTCTATAATGGAGCAGGGAATCAGAGAGTTCGATACTCTCAGGCTAAAGTTCAAATTCTACTCGTTTTACGATCTGAACCCAAAAACCGACGCTGTACGCATCAATATGATATACGAACAAGCCAAGTGGCAATTGCTTGCCGAAGAACTCGACTGCACCGAGGAGGAGATGCTTATGTTTGCAGCCCTGCAG GTTCAAGTGAACCTCCAGGCGAGCGTGCCGCAGCCAAATTTTGACAGCAACGGATCCGCAAGCCCCGTAGAGGACGACATAGACGCCGCGCTCACAGACCTTCAGGTCACCTTGGAGGGGAGCAGCATCGGCAACAGTCCGAGTGACATTACTCAGGTTCCGGAGCTTTGCGACTATCTCCGCTTCCTAAAACCAAAACGATTCACTCTCAAGGCGTTTAAACGCTACTGGTTCACATGCAGAGACCTTCAGCTGAGGTTGTACAAGACTAAGGAAGAATTGAACGGATCTGGATCACCTGTTCACAGCATTAATCTTCGCGGATGCGAAGTCACGCCTGACGTTAACCTTTCGCAAGGTCGGTACGGAATCAGACTCGAAGTACCCAGTGCTGAGGGCATGACGGAAATGTGGATTAGGTGTGACACG GAGCAACAATATGCAAAGTGGATGGCAGCCTGCAGATTAGCTGCAAAGGGACGCAGCTTGGCTGACGCTACGTACGAAACTGAGGTCAACAGTATAATGGCGTTTTTGCAACTTCAAAGACCTGCTCCTGCTCCAGCAATCAATCCGAGTTCTTTAGATATCAATCCAGAAGATTATGTAGCTCCAAGATTTGCGAAGAAGCTAAAGGGCAAG CTGGTTCAGAGAATATTGGAGGCTCACACCAACGTCAAAGACTTGCCACTCATCGAGGCTAAATTGAACTACATCAAGGCGTGGCAGTCACTTCCAGACTATGGCATATCTTTGTTCATAGTCAAGTTTATGGACAAAAGCAAGGAAGAACTTCTCGGCGTTGCGAACAATAGGCTTATGAGGATGGAGCTGAGCAGCGGGGATCATCTCAGAACATGGAGATACAATACCATGAAG GCATGGAACGTTAACTGGGAAGTCAAGCACATGATGGTACAGTTCGAGGAAGGTAATGTCATATTCGAATGTCATTCAGCCGACTGTAAGGTTGTTCACGAGTTCATCGGGGGCTACATATTCCTCTCAATGCGTTCTAAAGAGGCTAATCAAACCCTGAATGAGGAATTGTTCCACAAACTGACAGGAGGATGGGTATAA
- the LOC124179382 gene encoding unc-112-related protein-like isoform X1, with product MYSDGHEVDGSWVLRVFVTDLQVERSLRVKGELHIGGVMLRLVEDLDIAMDWSDHALWWPARNDWLTRTKSTLDQYGVAADAVLHFTPMHKTLRVQLPDLRCLDCRVDFSVKTFNAVINLCKELGIRHPEELSFCKPLEPNHLKYNLKDLPVKKKIEIQKNGQWNVSPDTNTFIPATQSPSGSTGSLDQSSPFMCAPVTPNNKNHSTPISSPVSQTGTWKRNNNSSGFGSNGSFNANNSTMSLEALNGGLSDSLAHSPSFVSPETRSQVIRPKTLVERARMNVAWLDSSLSIMEQGIREFDTLRLKFKFYSFYDLNPKTDAVRINMIYEQAKWQLLAEELDCTEEEMLMFAALQVQVNLQASVPQPNFDSNGSASPVEDDIDAALTDLQVTLEGSSIGNSPSDITQVPELCDYLRFLKPKRFTLKAFKRYWFTCRDLQLRLYKTKEELNGSGSPVHSINLRGCEVTPDVNLSQGRYGIRLEVPSAEGMTEMWIRCDTEQQYAKWMAACRLAAKGRSLADATYETEVNSIMAFLQLQRPAPAPAINPSSLDINPEDYVAPRFAKKLKGKLVQRILEAHTNVKDLPLIEAKLNYIKAWQSLPDYGISLFIVKFMDKSKEELLGVANNRLMRMELSSGDHLRTWRYNTMKAWNVNWEVKHMMVQFEEGNVIFECHSADCKVVHEFIGGYIFLSMRSKEANQTLNEELFHKLTGGWV from the exons ACATCGCCATGGACTGGTCCGATCACGCGTTGTGGTGGCCAGCTCGGAACGATTGGCTAACCAGAACTAAGAGCACCCTGGATCAGTACGGAGTTGCAGCCGATGCTGTGCTCCACTTCACCCCCATGCACAAGACTCTCAGGGTTCAGTTACCGGATCTTCGTTGCCTCGACTGCAGAGTCGACTTCTCTGTCAAGACATTCAATGCCGTCATCAATCTCTGCAAGGAGTTAG GCATCAGACACCCTGAGGAGTTATCGTTCTGCAAACCGCTCGAGCCCAATCACTTGAAGTACAACTTGAAGGATCTTCctgtgaagaagaaaattgaaatacagaaaaatgGCCAGTGGAACGTGTCTCCGGATACCAACACTTTCATTCCGGCTACGCAGAGTCCGAGTGGCTCTACCGGCAGTCTCGACCAGAGCAGTCCGTTCATGTGCGCTCCGGTGACGCCGAATAATAAGAATCACAGCACACCCATAAGCTCGCCAGTCTCG CAGACTGGAACCTGGAAGCGTAACAACAACTCATCCGGCTTTGGTAGCAACGGTTCCTTCAATGCCAACAACAGTACGATGAGTTTAGAGGCATTGAACGGTGGTCTGAGCGATTCTCTGGCGCACAGTCCATCCTTCGTGTCTCCCGAGACGCGGTCACAAGTTATCAGACCAAAGACCCTGGTGGAACGAGCCAGGATGAACGTCGCCTGGCTGGATTCTTCGCTGTCTATAATGGAGCAGGGAATCAGAGAGTTCGATACTCTCAGGCTAAAGTTCAAATTCTACTCGTTTTACGATCTGAACCCAAAAACCGACGCTGTACGCATCAATATGATATACGAACAAGCCAAGTGGCAATTGCTTGCCGAAGAACTCGACTGCACCGAGGAGGAGATGCTTATGTTTGCAGCCCTGCAG GTTCAAGTGAACCTCCAGGCGAGCGTGCCGCAGCCAAATTTTGACAGCAACGGATCCGCAAGCCCCGTAGAGGACGACATAGACGCCGCGCTCACAGACCTTCAGGTCACCTTGGAGGGGAGCAGCATCGGCAACAGTCCGAGTGACATTACTCAGGTTCCGGAGCTTTGCGACTATCTCCGCTTCCTAAAACCAAAACGATTCACTCTCAAGGCGTTTAAACGCTACTGGTTCACATGCAGAGACCTTCAGCTGAGGTTGTACAAGACTAAGGAAGAATTGAACGGATCTGGATCACCTGTTCACAGCATTAATCTTCGCGGATGCGAAGTCACGCCTGACGTTAACCTTTCGCAAGGTCGGTACGGAATCAGACTCGAAGTACCCAGTGCTGAGGGCATGACGGAAATGTGGATTAGGTGTGACACG GAGCAACAATATGCAAAGTGGATGGCAGCCTGCAGATTAGCTGCAAAGGGACGCAGCTTGGCTGACGCTACGTACGAAACTGAGGTCAACAGTATAATGGCGTTTTTGCAACTTCAAAGACCTGCTCCTGCTCCAGCAATCAATCCGAGTTCTTTAGATATCAATCCAGAAGATTATGTAGCTCCAAGATTTGCGAAGAAGCTAAAGGGCAAG CTGGTTCAGAGAATATTGGAGGCTCACACCAACGTCAAAGACTTGCCACTCATCGAGGCTAAATTGAACTACATCAAGGCGTGGCAGTCACTTCCAGACTATGGCATATCTTTGTTCATAGTCAAGTTTATGGACAAAAGCAAGGAAGAACTTCTCGGCGTTGCGAACAATAGGCTTATGAGGATGGAGCTGAGCAGCGGGGATCATCTCAGAACATGGAGATACAATACCATGAAG GCATGGAACGTTAACTGGGAAGTCAAGCACATGATGGTACAGTTCGAGGAAGGTAATGTCATATTCGAATGTCATTCAGCCGACTGTAAGGTTGTTCACGAGTTCATCGGGGGCTACATATTCCTCTCAATGCGTTCTAAAGAGGCTAATCAAACCCTGAATGAGGAATTGTTCCACAAACTGACAGGAGGATGGGTATAA
- the LOC124179382 gene encoding unc-112-related protein-like isoform X2 produces the protein MYSDGHEVDGSWVLRVFVTDLQVERSLRVKGELHIGGVMLRLVEDLDIAMDWSDHALWWPARNDWLTRTKSTLDQYGVAADAVLHFTPMHKTLRVQLPDLRCLDCRVDFSVKTFNAVINLCKELGIRHPEELSFCKPLEPNHLKYNLKDLPVKKKIEIQKNGQWNVSPDTNTFIPATQSPSGSTGSLDQSSPFMCAPVTPNNKNHSTPISSPVSTGTWKRNNNSSGFGSNGSFNANNSTMSLEALNGGLSDSLAHSPSFVSPETRSQVIRPKTLVERARMNVAWLDSSLSIMEQGIREFDTLRLKFKFYSFYDLNPKTDAVRINMIYEQAKWQLLAEELDCTEEEMLMFAALQVQVNLQASVPQPNFDSNGSASPVEDDIDAALTDLQVTLEGSSIGNSPSDITQVPELCDYLRFLKPKRFTLKAFKRYWFTCRDLQLRLYKTKEELNGSGSPVHSINLRGCEVTPDVNLSQGRYGIRLEVPSAEGMTEMWIRCDTEQQYAKWMAACRLAAKGRSLADATYETEVNSIMAFLQLQRPAPAPAINPSSLDINPEDYVAPRFAKKLKGKLVQRILEAHTNVKDLPLIEAKLNYIKAWQSLPDYGISLFIVKFMDKSKEELLGVANNRLMRMELSSGDHLRTWRYNTMKAWNVNWEVKHMMVQFEEGNVIFECHSADCKVVHEFIGGYIFLSMRSKEANQTLNEELFHKLTGGWV, from the exons ACATCGCCATGGACTGGTCCGATCACGCGTTGTGGTGGCCAGCTCGGAACGATTGGCTAACCAGAACTAAGAGCACCCTGGATCAGTACGGAGTTGCAGCCGATGCTGTGCTCCACTTCACCCCCATGCACAAGACTCTCAGGGTTCAGTTACCGGATCTTCGTTGCCTCGACTGCAGAGTCGACTTCTCTGTCAAGACATTCAATGCCGTCATCAATCTCTGCAAGGAGTTAG GCATCAGACACCCTGAGGAGTTATCGTTCTGCAAACCGCTCGAGCCCAATCACTTGAAGTACAACTTGAAGGATCTTCctgtgaagaagaaaattgaaatacagaaaaatgGCCAGTGGAACGTGTCTCCGGATACCAACACTTTCATTCCGGCTACGCAGAGTCCGAGTGGCTCTACCGGCAGTCTCGACCAGAGCAGTCCGTTCATGTGCGCTCCGGTGACGCCGAATAATAAGAATCACAGCACACCCATAAGCTCGCCAGTCTCG ACTGGAACCTGGAAGCGTAACAACAACTCATCCGGCTTTGGTAGCAACGGTTCCTTCAATGCCAACAACAGTACGATGAGTTTAGAGGCATTGAACGGTGGTCTGAGCGATTCTCTGGCGCACAGTCCATCCTTCGTGTCTCCCGAGACGCGGTCACAAGTTATCAGACCAAAGACCCTGGTGGAACGAGCCAGGATGAACGTCGCCTGGCTGGATTCTTCGCTGTCTATAATGGAGCAGGGAATCAGAGAGTTCGATACTCTCAGGCTAAAGTTCAAATTCTACTCGTTTTACGATCTGAACCCAAAAACCGACGCTGTACGCATCAATATGATATACGAACAAGCCAAGTGGCAATTGCTTGCCGAAGAACTCGACTGCACCGAGGAGGAGATGCTTATGTTTGCAGCCCTGCAG GTTCAAGTGAACCTCCAGGCGAGCGTGCCGCAGCCAAATTTTGACAGCAACGGATCCGCAAGCCCCGTAGAGGACGACATAGACGCCGCGCTCACAGACCTTCAGGTCACCTTGGAGGGGAGCAGCATCGGCAACAGTCCGAGTGACATTACTCAGGTTCCGGAGCTTTGCGACTATCTCCGCTTCCTAAAACCAAAACGATTCACTCTCAAGGCGTTTAAACGCTACTGGTTCACATGCAGAGACCTTCAGCTGAGGTTGTACAAGACTAAGGAAGAATTGAACGGATCTGGATCACCTGTTCACAGCATTAATCTTCGCGGATGCGAAGTCACGCCTGACGTTAACCTTTCGCAAGGTCGGTACGGAATCAGACTCGAAGTACCCAGTGCTGAGGGCATGACGGAAATGTGGATTAGGTGTGACACG GAGCAACAATATGCAAAGTGGATGGCAGCCTGCAGATTAGCTGCAAAGGGACGCAGCTTGGCTGACGCTACGTACGAAACTGAGGTCAACAGTATAATGGCGTTTTTGCAACTTCAAAGACCTGCTCCTGCTCCAGCAATCAATCCGAGTTCTTTAGATATCAATCCAGAAGATTATGTAGCTCCAAGATTTGCGAAGAAGCTAAAGGGCAAG CTGGTTCAGAGAATATTGGAGGCTCACACCAACGTCAAAGACTTGCCACTCATCGAGGCTAAATTGAACTACATCAAGGCGTGGCAGTCACTTCCAGACTATGGCATATCTTTGTTCATAGTCAAGTTTATGGACAAAAGCAAGGAAGAACTTCTCGGCGTTGCGAACAATAGGCTTATGAGGATGGAGCTGAGCAGCGGGGATCATCTCAGAACATGGAGATACAATACCATGAAG GCATGGAACGTTAACTGGGAAGTCAAGCACATGATGGTACAGTTCGAGGAAGGTAATGTCATATTCGAATGTCATTCAGCCGACTGTAAGGTTGTTCACGAGTTCATCGGGGGCTACATATTCCTCTCAATGCGTTCTAAAGAGGCTAATCAAACCCTGAATGAGGAATTGTTCCACAAACTGACAGGAGGATGGGTATAA